Proteins encoded within one genomic window of Haloplanus vescus:
- a CDS encoding 4-phosphopantoate--beta-alanine ligase, producing the protein MVEGDDVPADHPRHDSLVTRHRIEAGVDAGITSKQGLIAEGRGEAFDYLLGERTLPSADDAARAAAAHLLLARHPVISVNGNAAALVPDELVALADAVGADLEVNLFNRTDERMQAIADHLREHGASEVKGLAADARIPGLSHDRATVDADGIADADVVLVPLEDGDRAAALADMGKVELVVDLNPLSRSAQVADVPIVDNILRAIPNVTDHARELADADRETLERIVADFDAEAALADAERAIRSGELA; encoded by the coding sequence ATGGTCGAGGGCGACGACGTTCCGGCGGATCACCCCCGTCACGACTCGCTGGTGACGCGCCACCGCATCGAGGCCGGCGTCGACGCCGGCATCACCAGCAAGCAGGGCCTCATCGCCGAGGGCCGAGGGGAAGCGTTCGACTACCTGCTCGGCGAGCGGACGCTCCCGTCGGCGGACGACGCGGCCCGCGCCGCCGCCGCCCACCTGTTGCTCGCGCGCCACCCCGTCATCTCCGTCAACGGCAACGCCGCGGCGCTGGTTCCGGACGAACTCGTCGCCCTCGCGGATGCCGTCGGCGCCGACTTGGAGGTGAACCTGTTCAACCGGACCGACGAGCGGATGCAGGCCATCGCCGACCACCTCCGCGAACACGGTGCGAGCGAGGTGAAGGGACTGGCGGCCGACGCGCGCATCCCCGGCCTCTCGCACGACCGCGCGACGGTGGACGCCGACGGCATCGCCGACGCTGACGTGGTGCTCGTCCCCTTGGAGGACGGCGACCGGGCGGCGGCGCTCGCCGATATGGGGAAGGTGGAACTCGTCGTCGACCTGAACCCGCTCTCACGGTCGGCGCAAGTCGCTGACGTGCCCATCGTCGACAACATCCTGCGGGCGATTCCGAACGTCACCGACCACGCTCGCGAGTTGGCGGACGCGGACCGCGAGACGCTCGAACGTATCGTCGCCGACTTCGACGCCGAGGCGGCCCTCGCGGACGCCGAGCGAGCGATTCGCTCGGGCGAGTTGGCGTAG
- a CDS encoding pantoate kinase has product MREESPADPPTAFVPGHVTGFFSPCPDDDPERAGSRGAGVTLTDGVRVTVRAAESSADPTLTLDGDSLSMPPVETVLEGLGVADRARVVAESDLPLGTGFGVSGAMALGTALAANARFDCERSANDLVTLAHRAEVEAGTGLGDVVAQARGGVPIRLAPGAPGHGRLDGVATTRRIEYISFGDLSTADVLAGDTAPLVEAGDAALDSLRERPTLSELVAASRQFSRRVGLRTDRVHETVEAVTAAGGEASMVMLGETVFALDRGLSDAGYDASACRTCAAGAHLAD; this is encoded by the coding sequence ATGCGCGAGGAGTCGCCGGCCGACCCCCCGACGGCGTTCGTCCCCGGTCACGTCACCGGATTCTTCAGTCCGTGCCCCGACGACGACCCCGAACGCGCCGGGTCCCGCGGCGCCGGCGTGACGCTCACCGACGGCGTCCGGGTGACGGTCCGGGCCGCCGAGTCGAGCGCCGACCCGACGCTCACCCTCGACGGCGACTCGCTCTCGATGCCGCCGGTCGAGACAGTGCTGGAGGGGTTGGGCGTGGCCGACCGCGCCCGCGTCGTCGCGGAGAGCGACCTCCCACTCGGGACCGGGTTCGGCGTCTCGGGCGCGATGGCGTTGGGGACGGCACTGGCGGCCAACGCTCGCTTCGACTGCGAGCGCTCGGCCAACGACCTCGTGACCCTCGCCCACCGGGCGGAAGTGGAGGCCGGCACGGGTCTCGGCGACGTGGTGGCGCAGGCTCGGGGCGGCGTCCCGATTCGACTCGCACCCGGCGCGCCCGGTCACGGCCGTCTCGACGGCGTGGCGACCACGCGCCGAATCGAGTACATTTCTTTCGGCGACCTCTCGACGGCGGACGTGCTCGCCGGCGACACCGCACCGCTCGTCGAGGCGGGCGACGCAGCCCTCGACTCGCTCCGCGAGCGGCCGACCCTGTCGGAGCTGGTCGCGGCGTCGCGGCAGTTCTCCCGGCGCGTCGGCCTGCGGACTGACCGCGTTCACGAGACGGTCGAGGCCGTCACCGCCGCGGGCGGCGAGGCGTCGATGGTGATGCTGGGCGAGACGGTGTTCGCGCTGGACCGCGGCCTCAGCGACGCTGGCTACGACGCCAGCGCGTGCCGGACCTGCGCCGCGGGCGCTCACCTCGCCGACTGA